A window from Bufo bufo chromosome 1, aBufBuf1.1, whole genome shotgun sequence encodes these proteins:
- the LOC121008515 gene encoding proteinase-activated receptor 3-like: MSLRVLYTIVLLISLLGILKASCPRAPTKKGRVILNSNCTTSKLDIEILKHLEDTITTRVVPAVFTVVFFLGLPANGIALWVLIFKTKKMPSTMLLINLATADLLFLLALPFKITYHFMENNWIFGETLCRIVTAVFYGNMYGSVLFLMAISIDRYIGLVHPFSAKGLRDWKYCTYASIGLWLVAIAAVSAFTFVPQTKHFNYPDRTTCHDIWANCTGYNWYTLYFLGLVIIGFFIPSVVILFCYVLILVTLAKKKESYRRVIGLISLVLIIFIVCFTPSNILLVLHYLETEWDCHNQLYFWYVVALSLTSLNSCIDPFIYCYVSSDFWTTVKDTLCISREGNSVSSEGTKRSKLTLSSDKEMLRSAA; the protein is encoded by the exons ATGTCTCTGCGGGTTCTGTACACCATTGTGCTTCTTATTTCTCTTTTGGGCATTCTGAAGGCTTCCTGTCCAAGAG cTCCTACAAAGAAGGGCAGAGTGATCTTAAACAGTAATTGTACCACTTCCAAATTAGACATTGAAATTCTGAAGCATCTGGAGGATACCATCACTACGAGGGTTGTGCCTGCTGTCTTCACTGTGGTATTCTTCTTGGGTCTTCCAGCAAATGGTATTGCTTTATGGGTGCTCATTTTCAAAACTAAGAAGATGCCTTCTACTATGTTATTAATCAACCTGGCCACTGCAGACTTACTGTTCTTATTGGCTTTGCCCTTCAAGATAACTTACCATTTCATGGAAAACAACTGGATTTTCGGTGAAACTCTCTGTCGGATAGTCACTGCAGTGTTCTATGGAAATATGTATGGCTCAGTGTTATTCCTCATGGCCATCAGTATTGATCGCTACATTGGTCTAGTTCATCCATTTAGTGCAAAAGGTCTACGGGACTGGAAATACTGTACATATGCATCTATTGGACTCTGGCTTGTGGCTATAGCTGCTGTATCTGCATTTACTTTTGTACCACAGACAAAACATTTTAATTATCCAGACAGAACAACTTGCCATGACATCTGGGCAAACTGTACGGGCTATAACTGGTACACGCTGTATTTTCTTGGACTAGTGATTATAGGGTTTTTCATTCCATCGGTGGTCATTTTATTCTGCTATGTTCTGATTTTGGTGACGCTGGCAAAGAAAAAAGAATCTTACAGACGTGTTATaggattaatatcattggtgcttATCATATTCATTGTGTGCTTTACGCCCAGTAACATTTTACTTGTGCTTCATTATTTGGAGACAGAGTGGGATTGCCATAATCAACTTTACTTCTGGTACGTGGTGGCCCTGTCTTTAACGTCACTGAACAGCTGTATTGACCCTTTCATCTATTGTTATGTTTCGAGTGATTTCTGGACTACGGTAAAGGATACGCTTTGTATTAGCAGGGAAGGAAATAGTGTGTCATCAGAAGGCACTAAGAGATCTAAGCTAACGTTGTCATCAGATAAAGAGATGTTAAGATCTGCTGCCTAG